A genomic segment from Nitrospira sp. MA-1 encodes:
- the aspS gene encoding aspartate--tRNA ligase, giving the protein MKRSHHCGELSLDHVGQTVTLAGWVASRRDHGGVRFIDLRDRYGLTQIVFDSEKEPTVHQLADHLRNEYVITVTGEVTLRPEGSANPHIPTGAIEIRTTALIILNEAKPLPFALDDTITTSETLRLKHRYLDLRRPKMQELLQLRSQVSHLVRQFLHANQFIEVETPILTKSTPEGARDYLVPSRVNPGDFFALPQSPQLFKQILMIGGTDRYYQLARCFRDEDLRLDRQPEFTQIDVEMSFVDQEDIMNLIEHMVRLVFKETKSIDFPTPLPRLSFEEAMGRYGTDKPDLRFDLQLQDLSQFSTTCDFKVFRSAVENGGIVKALIVPGGNAFTRNRIDNLIDTAKEFGAKGLAWVKINDEGNLDSSIAKFFKTHALREALPSAKSEDLLIFVADQAPIVHQVLGRLRLLLGEELQLIDRNRWEPLWVMDFPMFEYDDAAKRYVALHHPFTAPHPNDIPLLETDPLKIRTQAYDLVLNGFELGGGSIRIHAPQVQSKVFDLLNISKTEAREKFGFLLDALESGAPPHGGIALGLDRLVMLLGKTESIREVIPFPKTQKAQCLMTEAPSPVTLEQLQELSIRTTAKKPDNPV; this is encoded by the coding sequence TTGAAACGATCACATCATTGCGGTGAACTCTCCTTGGATCACGTTGGCCAAACCGTGACTCTGGCAGGCTGGGTGGCTAGCCGTCGCGACCATGGCGGAGTGAGGTTTATTGACCTTCGCGACCGCTACGGACTCACACAAATCGTGTTTGATTCAGAAAAGGAGCCCACGGTACATCAACTAGCCGATCATCTTCGCAATGAGTACGTCATCACCGTCACAGGTGAGGTGACGCTGCGACCTGAGGGATCAGCCAACCCCCACATCCCGACCGGTGCCATAGAAATACGAACAACAGCACTCATCATTCTCAATGAAGCCAAACCCCTCCCCTTTGCACTTGACGATACCATCACCACCTCAGAGACCCTTCGTTTAAAGCACCGGTACCTGGACCTTCGACGGCCAAAGATGCAAGAACTTCTTCAACTCCGCAGTCAGGTGTCACATCTCGTGCGACAATTCCTTCACGCCAATCAATTCATAGAAGTGGAAACACCCATTTTAACGAAAAGCACACCGGAAGGCGCACGGGATTATCTCGTACCGAGTCGAGTCAACCCAGGTGATTTTTTTGCACTTCCCCAATCGCCGCAACTCTTTAAGCAGATTCTTATGATTGGGGGAACTGATCGTTATTATCAACTGGCCCGATGCTTCCGCGATGAAGACCTCAGGCTGGATCGACAACCAGAATTTACGCAAATCGATGTCGAAATGTCGTTCGTGGATCAGGAAGATATCATGAACCTGATCGAACATATGGTCAGACTTGTCTTTAAAGAGACCAAGAGCATTGATTTCCCCACCCCGCTGCCTCGGCTGTCCTTTGAAGAGGCCATGGGACGCTATGGAACGGACAAACCGGATCTCCGCTTTGATCTTCAGCTCCAAGACCTGAGTCAATTTTCCACAACCTGCGATTTTAAAGTCTTTCGGAGTGCAGTGGAAAACGGGGGGATCGTTAAAGCCCTTATCGTTCCTGGGGGAAACGCCTTCACCCGAAACCGGATAGACAATCTGATTGATACGGCGAAAGAATTCGGGGCCAAGGGGCTAGCCTGGGTCAAAATTAATGATGAGGGCAATCTGGATTCCTCCATCGCCAAATTTTTCAAGACTCATGCCCTACGTGAAGCGCTCCCCTCGGCCAAATCCGAGGACCTGCTCATATTTGTCGCAGATCAAGCGCCCATCGTCCATCAAGTCTTAGGACGCCTTCGCCTACTGCTGGGAGAGGAGCTTCAATTGATTGACCGAAACCGGTGGGAACCCTTGTGGGTCATGGATTTTCCCATGTTTGAATATGACGATGCCGCCAAACGGTATGTCGCGCTGCACCATCCGTTTACGGCTCCTCACCCAAATGATATCCCGCTTCTGGAAACCGATCCCCTCAAGATTCGAACTCAAGCCTATGACCTGGTGTTGAATGGCTTTGAGTTAGGGGGAGGGAGTATTCGAATTCATGCGCCACAAGTTCAGTCAAAAGTCTTTGACTTACTCAACATCTCCAAAACGGAGGCTCGTGAAAAATTTGGATTTCTCTTAGATGCCTTGGAATCAGGGGCCCCGCCTCATGGAGGCATCGCGCTGGGACTTGATCGGTTGGTGATGTTACTCGGCAAGACGGAATCGATTCGAGAAGTGATCCCGTTTCCTAAAACACAGAAGGCTCAATGCCTGATGACCGAAGCCCCCTCCCCCGTCACACTAGAACAACTACAGGAGCTCTCTATTCGCACGACGGCTAAAAAGCCTGACAACCCCGTTTAA
- a CDS encoding molybdopterin-dependent oxidoreductase — protein sequence MPFSNHSPFSFPLSRRALFKLGGLASIGFGLPGCDMGSMFAVPPRETTYFTSNDKFYTVNFMDASYNFTRDLDVEQWKMVVKGAVERPVVMKWRDLLNWESFDQAVTLMCIDTLPGGSSLGTAMWRGISLKKLLQNIGADEDIARDVIFRAADGYSDSIPFSRAMEDDVMLAYLMNGEKLPKDHGFPVRLIVPGLYGIKNVKWITEIEVYNGDYLGYWQQKGWTDDGTIHIFSRIDSPGHYQSLQGLRQRLRGIAYGGPESISEVQLSFDQEKTWVSAEIEPPLSPLTWVIWNYDWSPPKPGKHMVSIRAIDTKGKIQTSEITRPQPAGATGLHSIVLDVLNA from the coding sequence ATGCCATTTTCAAACCATTCTCCTTTTTCTTTTCCTCTGTCTCGTCGGGCTCTCTTCAAGCTTGGGGGACTGGCTTCCATTGGCTTCGGCCTTCCTGGATGCGATATGGGGTCGATGTTTGCGGTCCCTCCACGAGAGACCACATATTTTACCTCGAACGATAAATTTTATACCGTGAATTTCATGGATGCTTCCTACAACTTTACGCGGGACCTGGATGTGGAGCAATGGAAAATGGTGGTCAAAGGCGCCGTGGAACGCCCTGTGGTTATGAAGTGGCGTGATTTGCTCAACTGGGAATCCTTTGATCAGGCTGTGACCCTGATGTGCATTGATACGCTTCCAGGCGGGAGTAGCTTGGGGACCGCCATGTGGCGAGGAATTTCCCTCAAAAAACTTTTGCAAAACATCGGAGCTGATGAAGACATTGCCAGGGATGTGATTTTTAGAGCGGCTGACGGGTATTCCGACAGCATTCCATTTTCCAGGGCGATGGAAGATGATGTCATGTTGGCCTATCTGATGAATGGGGAAAAGCTTCCCAAGGATCACGGCTTTCCTGTTCGCCTGATTGTTCCAGGTCTCTACGGGATAAAAAATGTGAAGTGGATTACGGAAATCGAAGTCTATAACGGAGACTACCTGGGCTACTGGCAGCAAAAAGGTTGGACGGATGATGGGACTATTCATATTTTTTCCCGCATTGATAGCCCTGGTCATTATCAGTCGTTACAAGGCCTTCGACAACGCTTGCGCGGGATTGCCTACGGGGGACCGGAGAGCATCAGTGAAGTTCAACTGAGTTTTGATCAGGAGAAAACATGGGTGTCTGCGGAAATCGAACCACCCCTGTCTCCGTTAACCTGGGTGATCTGGAATTATGATTGGAGTCCGCCAAAACCTGGCAAGCACATGGTGTCTATCAGGGCTATCGATACCAAGGGAAAGATCCAAACCTCGGAAATCACGAGACCACAGCCAGCTGGGGCAACGGGATTGCATTCCATTGTTCTGGATGTACTGAACGCTTAA
- a CDS encoding SDR family oxidoreductase, producing MRIFITGGAGFLGSHLCETLILQGHSVICLDNLLTGRTENISALMGHPEFSFIHYNVCDYLHVDGPVDAVMHFASPASPQDYLEFPIATMKVGALGTHKALGLAKAKQARFLLASTSEVYGDPLVNPQPETYWGNVNPISPRGVYDEAKRFAEALTTAYHRFHGLDTRIVRIFNTYGPRMRPKDGRVVSNFIVQALQGHPLTVYGDGSQTRSFCYVDDLVAGIVALLQAPADELRKNQEFQDSVRFGLTQANLGSIHDPVNIGNPHELTVMDIAETVIKLTNSSSTITQHPLPIDDPKVRRPNIEKAKTLLKWEPRITLEQGLDKAIDYFRSHFDLAK from the coding sequence ATGCGGATATTCATAACCGGAGGCGCCGGATTCCTAGGAAGTCATTTATGTGAAACGCTTATCCTTCAAGGACATTCAGTCATTTGCCTGGACAATCTCCTTACCGGACGCACAGAGAATATCAGTGCCCTCATGGGCCATCCGGAGTTCTCATTTATTCACTACAATGTCTGCGATTACCTTCATGTCGACGGACCAGTCGATGCCGTCATGCATTTTGCCTCACCGGCAAGCCCACAGGACTATCTGGAATTTCCCATCGCCACCATGAAAGTCGGTGCATTAGGCACGCACAAAGCCTTGGGCTTAGCCAAAGCGAAACAGGCGCGATTTCTTCTAGCCAGTACCTCTGAAGTGTATGGGGATCCACTGGTCAACCCACAGCCTGAAACCTATTGGGGCAATGTCAATCCCATTAGTCCCCGTGGGGTGTATGACGAAGCCAAACGATTTGCCGAAGCCTTAACCACCGCCTATCATCGGTTCCATGGCCTCGATACTCGAATTGTCAGAATTTTCAATACCTATGGTCCACGGATGCGCCCAAAGGATGGGCGGGTGGTGTCCAATTTTATCGTTCAAGCATTACAAGGCCATCCGTTAACCGTGTATGGCGATGGGTCTCAGACCCGTAGCTTTTGTTACGTTGATGATCTGGTCGCAGGAATTGTTGCCCTTCTCCAGGCCCCGGCGGACGAACTTCGAAAGAATCAAGAATTTCAGGATTCGGTACGGTTCGGATTAACTCAAGCTAACCTTGGATCTATCCATGACCCAGTTAACATAGGCAATCCACATGAGCTCACGGTTATGGATATTGCCGAGACAGTGATCAAACTCACCAACTCATCGAGCACGATTACGCAACACCCCCTCCCCATCGACGACCCCAAAGTGCGCCGGCCCAATATCGAGAAGGCCAAAACCCTGCTTAAGTGGGAACCTCGGATTACTTTAGAACAAGGCCTCGACAAAGCCATCGACTATTTCCGCTCTCATTTCGACCTCGCAAAGTGA
- a CDS encoding amidohydrolase, whose translation MQNIRHDHILEGILVTLRGSLAACPEVAGSEVMTSTLIANFLHSYAPDKILTHLGGYGIAAVYEGQHPGPTVMIRCELDGLPVEEADKNQWLVPGANIAHRCGHDGHMAIVAGLAPLLHRTPPSCGRVVLLFQPAEETGAGARAIIDDPNFEKVRPDYAITMHNLPGFPSGHVVYRRGTFASASVGMRVRLLGQASHAAEPEQARSPANAVGQLLAELPRLSRITDNPYRMLTLTHAQLGLMSFGLTPGEATVCATLRAASAASLQTLQREAEQCVRDCAAAELLFAEVEWVQDFPATVNDDALVDTLERVCLDAGIVAIEIPKPFRWSEDFGHFAEICPILHFGLGIGEHAPGLHQPDYEFCDETILIAVSGFYEMVKSLLIGYGNRGENAATGT comes from the coding sequence ATGCAGAACATTCGTCATGACCACATACTTGAAGGCATTTTAGTCACCCTTCGCGGTTCCCTTGCGGCTTGCCCGGAAGTAGCCGGATCAGAGGTCATGACCTCAACACTTATCGCAAACTTTCTGCATTCCTATGCACCAGACAAAATCCTGACTCATCTCGGTGGTTATGGAATCGCAGCGGTTTATGAGGGACAACATCCTGGGCCAACGGTGATGATTCGATGTGAACTGGATGGCCTTCCTGTAGAAGAAGCAGACAAAAACCAATGGCTCGTTCCTGGAGCGAACATCGCCCACCGATGCGGTCATGACGGACATATGGCCATCGTGGCGGGCCTGGCACCCCTGCTTCATCGCACGCCACCAAGCTGTGGCCGAGTGGTGCTATTATTCCAGCCCGCAGAGGAAACAGGGGCAGGCGCACGGGCGATTATCGATGATCCGAATTTTGAGAAGGTCCGGCCGGACTACGCCATAACTATGCATAATCTACCAGGCTTTCCCAGCGGGCATGTCGTGTATCGAAGGGGGACATTCGCCAGTGCATCTGTCGGAATGAGAGTTCGTCTCCTTGGTCAAGCGTCCCACGCGGCCGAGCCTGAACAAGCTCGGTCACCTGCAAATGCGGTCGGACAGCTACTCGCTGAACTCCCCCGATTGAGCAGAATCACGGACAATCCCTATCGTATGCTCACGTTGACTCATGCCCAGCTGGGGCTCATGTCGTTTGGGCTTACACCGGGAGAGGCGACCGTGTGTGCCACGCTGCGTGCAGCTTCTGCGGCGAGCCTTCAAACCTTGCAACGCGAAGCTGAACAGTGTGTTCGCGATTGTGCCGCAGCGGAACTGCTCTTTGCGGAAGTCGAGTGGGTGCAGGATTTTCCAGCGACCGTCAACGATGATGCCTTGGTTGATACCTTGGAGCGCGTGTGTCTGGATGCAGGAATTGTGGCCATTGAAATTCCCAAACCGTTCCGCTGGTCGGAGGACTTTGGGCATTTTGCCGAGATTTGCCCTATCCTGCATTTCGGACTCGGCATTGGTGAGCATGCACCGGGCCTCCATCAGCCGGATTATGAGTTCTGCGACGAGACGATCCTGATTGCCGTGAGTGGTTTTTATGAAATGGTCAAATCGCTTTTAATCGGATATGGAAATCGAGGAGAGAATGCCGCGACGGGTACCTGA